A window from Dunckerocampus dactyliophorus isolate RoL2022-P2 chromosome 15, RoL_Ddac_1.1, whole genome shotgun sequence encodes these proteins:
- the LOC129168416 gene encoding protein O-mannosyl-transferase TMTC2-like isoform X3 → MTHFTRVGRSPGEPRCRAAEFHTIRGCFTLLLLLLSVLFASEHTPREMITELLCSAVAVGVYVNTLDADFCYDDSRAIKTNQDLLPETPWTNILYDDFWGTLLTHSGSHKSFRPLCTLSFRLNYALHGLRPRGYHLLNVALHGLVTAAFTAYSRPLLGGGLWSLLAGLLFATHPVHTEAVAGVVGRADVGAALFFLLSLLSYARHCGLRGTLHTRRSCWAWMLGSLWGAAASMLWKEQGVTVLAVSAVYDLFVFHRLTFRQALLLPLRKKKNPKLLLSLCVLACWGVILLSGRIYWMGNKPPNFSNSDNPAADSLHLLTRMLTFLHLPAANAWLLLCPDKLSFDWSMDAVPLVRSLADWRNLHTLGFYAWGNLGNVLKSQGKMAEAEKAYRNALHYRSNMADMLYNLGLLLQENQRFPEALHYYKKAIGSRPTLASAYLNMGIILMNRGSLEEAKRTFVTCADIPDDNLKDPHTHKSSVTSCLYNLGKMLHEQGRQEVSRRSAWPPPRLLNGFFSLPQDAISVYKQAVQRMPRHFAPHSLFNMMGEAYMRLDRLEEAGRWYKESLRAKPDHIPAHLTYGKLLSITGERTEAEKYYLRAIELDPLRGSCYMHYGQFLLELSRLPEAAEMAERAAELDGSEFDVVFSAAHMLRQASLNEAAERQYKRAAGLRPDYPAALMNLGAILHLNGRLSEAEANYLRALQLKPDDAITRSNLRKLWNIMERQGLATRKLEELP, encoded by the exons ATGACACACTTTACTCGGGTTGGGAGAAGCCCTGGCGAGCCGCGCTGCCGAGCGGCTGAATTCCACACAATAAGAGGCTGcttcaccctcctcctcctcctcctttctgtCCTGTTTGCATCGGAACACACCCCACGAGAGATGATCACGGAGCTGCTGTGCAGCGCCGTGGCCGTGGGTGTGTACGTGAACACGCTGGACGCTGACTTCTGCTACGATGACAG CCGAGCCATCAAGACCAACCAGGACCTCCTCCCAGAGACCCCATGGACCAACATCCTGTACGACGACTTCTGGGGTACCCTGCTCACCCACAGCGGCAGCCACAAGTCCTTCCGCCCGCTCTGCACCCTCTCCTTCCGCCTCAACTACGCCCTGCATGGCCTGCGCCCCCGGGGCTACCACCTCCTCAACGTAGCGCTGCACGGCCTGGTCACGGCCGCCTTCACCGCCTACAGTCGCCCACTGCTGGGGGGAGGACTGTGGAGTCTGCTGGCCGGTCTCCTGTTCGCGACCCACCCGGTGCACACGGAGGCGGTGGCCGGCGTGGTGGGCAGGGCAGACGTGGGGGCTGCCTTGTTTTTCTTGCTGTCTCTTCTCTCCTATGCGAGGCACTGCGGGCTGCGGGGGACGCTCCACACCCGACGGAGCTGCTGGGCGTGGATGCTGGGCAGCCTGTGGGGCGCGGCAGCGAGCATGCTTTGGAAGGAGCAAGGGGTGACGGTGCTGGCTGTGTCGGCCGTCTACGACCTCTTCGTCTTCCACAGGCTCACCTTCCGTCAGGCGCTGCTGCTCCCGCTCAGAAAG AAGAAGAACCCAAAGCTTCTCCTGAGCCTGTGCGTTCTGGCGTGCTGGGGCGTCATCCTGCTGTCAGGTCGTATCTACTGGATGGGCAACAAGCCTCCCAACTTCTCCAACTCGGACAACCCTGCCGCCGACTCCCTGCATCTCCTCACTCGGATGCTGACCTTCCTCCACCTGCCTGCCGCCAACGCCTGGCTGCTCCTCTGTCCCGATAAGCTGAGTTTTGACTGGTCCATGGACGCGGTGCCCTTGGTGAGGTCCTTGGCTGACTGGAGGAACCTCCACACGCTTGGATTTTATG CCTGGGGCAACTTGGGTAACGTGCTGAAGAGCCAAGGCAAGATGGCAGAGGCGGAGAAAGCCTACAGAAACGCTCTACACTACAGGAGCAACATGGCCGACATGCTGTATAACCT GGGTTTGCTGCTGCAGGAGAACCAGAGGTTTCCCGAGGCGCTTCACTATTACAAAAAGGCCATCGGGAGTCGGCCCACGCTGGCAT CGGCCTACCTGAACATGGGCATCATCTTGATGAACCGGGGCAGCCTGGAAGAGGCCAAGCGGACGTTTGTGACTTGCGCCGACATCCCCGACGACAACCTGAAGGACCCCCACACCCACAAGAGCTCGGTCACCAGCTGCCTGTACAACCTGGGCAAGATGCTGCACGAGCAGGGCCGGCAGGAGGTGAGCCGCCGGAGCGCCTGGCCGCCACCACGCCTGCTAAATGGCTTTTTCTCTCTGCCGCAGGACGCCATTTCTGTTTACAAGCAGGCAGTGCAGAGGATGCCCAGACACTTTGCACCACACAGCCTCTTTAACATGATGG GAGAAGCCTACATGAGGCTGGACAGGCTGGAGGAGGCGGGCCGCTGGTACAAGGAGTCCCTCAGGGCCAAACCAGACCACATCCCGGCCCACCTCACTTACGGCAAACTGCTGTCCATCACG GGTGAAAGGACGGAGGCGGAAAAGTACTACCTGAGAGCCATCGAGCTGGACCCCCTGAGGGGAAGCTGCTACATGCACTACG GCCAGTTCCTCCTGGAGCTCTCGCGACTCCCCGAGGCGGCGGAGATGGCGGAGAGAGCGGCCGAGTTGGACGGCTCAGAGTTTGATGTTGTCTTCAGCGCGGCGCACATGCTCAG GCAGGCCAGCCTGAACGAGGCGGCAGAGAGGCAGTACAAGCGAGCAGCCGGCCTCAGACCGGAC TACCCGGCCGCCCTCATGAACCTCGGCGCCATCCTGCACTTGAACGGAAGGCTGTCGGAAGCCGAGGCCAACTACCTGAGAGCCCTGCAACTCAAACCCGACGACGCCATCACCCGCTCCAACCTACGCAAGCTGTGGAACATCATGGAGAGGCAAGGCCTGGCCACCAGGAAGCTGGAAGAGCTTCCATAA
- the LOC129168416 gene encoding protein O-mannosyl-transferase TMTC2-like isoform X1, producing the protein MTHFTRVGRSPGEPRCRAAEFHTIRGCFTLLLLLLSVLFASEHTPREMITELLCSAVAVGVYVNTLDADFCYDDSRAIKTNQDLLPETPWTNILYDDFWGTLLTHSGSHKSFRPLCTLSFRLNYALHGLRPRGYHLLNVALHGLVTAAFTAYSRPLLGGGLWSLLAGLLFATHPVHTEAVAGVVGRADVGAALFFLLSLLSYARHCGLRGTLHTRRSCWAWMLGSLWGAAASMLWKEQGVTVLAVSAVYDLFVFHRLTFRQALLLPLRKKKNPKLLLSLCVLACWGVILLSGRIYWMGNKPPNFSNSDNPAADSLHLLTRMLTFLHLPAANAWLLLCPDKLSFDWSMDAVPLVRSLADWRNLHTLGFYGALVLLAWFGFHGPTSKGKEDGECVTNGNGYHALDTNQSTNLCPPKVNLNGSGGLHIKPPRMSLPPTENLVIFSLALLSLPFLPASNLFFYVGFVIAERVLYIPSVGFCLLVATGARTLYVRLRRKGFKALLLAFCSGLVLLNGLRTIQRNKDWSNEEKLYKSGISVNPAKAWGNLGNVLKSQGKMAEAEKAYRNALHYRSNMADMLYNLGLLLQENQRFPEALHYYKKAIGSRPTLASAYLNMGIILMNRGSLEEAKRTFVTCADIPDDNLKDPHTHKSSVTSCLYNLGKMLHEQGRQEVSRRSAWPPPRLLNGFFSLPQDAISVYKQAVQRMPRHFAPHSLFNMMGEAYMRLDRLEEAGRWYKESLRAKPDHIPAHLTYGKLLSITGERTEAEKYYLRAIELDPLRGSCYMHYGQFLLELSRLPEAAEMAERAAELDGSEFDVVFSAAHMLRQASLNEAAERQYKRAAGLRPDYPAALMNLGAILHLNGRLSEAEANYLRALQLKPDDAITRSNLRKLWNIMERQGLATRKLEELP; encoded by the exons ATGACACACTTTACTCGGGTTGGGAGAAGCCCTGGCGAGCCGCGCTGCCGAGCGGCTGAATTCCACACAATAAGAGGCTGcttcaccctcctcctcctcctcctttctgtCCTGTTTGCATCGGAACACACCCCACGAGAGATGATCACGGAGCTGCTGTGCAGCGCCGTGGCCGTGGGTGTGTACGTGAACACGCTGGACGCTGACTTCTGCTACGATGACAG CCGAGCCATCAAGACCAACCAGGACCTCCTCCCAGAGACCCCATGGACCAACATCCTGTACGACGACTTCTGGGGTACCCTGCTCACCCACAGCGGCAGCCACAAGTCCTTCCGCCCGCTCTGCACCCTCTCCTTCCGCCTCAACTACGCCCTGCATGGCCTGCGCCCCCGGGGCTACCACCTCCTCAACGTAGCGCTGCACGGCCTGGTCACGGCCGCCTTCACCGCCTACAGTCGCCCACTGCTGGGGGGAGGACTGTGGAGTCTGCTGGCCGGTCTCCTGTTCGCGACCCACCCGGTGCACACGGAGGCGGTGGCCGGCGTGGTGGGCAGGGCAGACGTGGGGGCTGCCTTGTTTTTCTTGCTGTCTCTTCTCTCCTATGCGAGGCACTGCGGGCTGCGGGGGACGCTCCACACCCGACGGAGCTGCTGGGCGTGGATGCTGGGCAGCCTGTGGGGCGCGGCAGCGAGCATGCTTTGGAAGGAGCAAGGGGTGACGGTGCTGGCTGTGTCGGCCGTCTACGACCTCTTCGTCTTCCACAGGCTCACCTTCCGTCAGGCGCTGCTGCTCCCGCTCAGAAAG AAGAAGAACCCAAAGCTTCTCCTGAGCCTGTGCGTTCTGGCGTGCTGGGGCGTCATCCTGCTGTCAGGTCGTATCTACTGGATGGGCAACAAGCCTCCCAACTTCTCCAACTCGGACAACCCTGCCGCCGACTCCCTGCATCTCCTCACTCGGATGCTGACCTTCCTCCACCTGCCTGCCGCCAACGCCTGGCTGCTCCTCTGTCCCGATAAGCTGAGTTTTGACTGGTCCATGGACGCGGTGCCCTTGGTGAGGTCCTTGGCTGACTGGAGGAACCTCCACACGCTTGGATTTTATGGTGCGTTGGTCCTCCTTGCTTGGTTTGGCTTTCATGGCCCTACTTCTAAAGGAAAGGAGGACGGGGAATGTGTCACCAATGGGAATGGCTACCACGCCCTCGACACCAACCAAAGCACCAACTTGTGTCCACCAAAGGTGAACCTCAATGGCTCAGGCGGACTTCACATCAAGCCTCCTCGGATGTCTCTCCCCCCGACAGAAAACCTTGTCATCTTCTCACTAGCCTTACTGTCACTACCTTTCCTTCCGGCATCCAACTTGTTCTTTTACGTGGGCTTTGTCATTGCTGAGAGGGTTCTGTACATCCCCAGTGTAGGCTTCTGTTTGCTGGTGGCCACCGGTGCAAGAACTTTGTATGTTAGACTCAGGAGAAAAGGCTTCAAGGCTTTGCTGCTGGCTTTTTGTTCGGGGTTGGTGCTGCTGAATGGGCTGAGAACCATTCAAAGGAACAAGGACTGGAGCAACGAGGAGAAGCTCTACAAGTCTGGGATTAGTGTCAACCCTGCCAAAG CCTGGGGCAACTTGGGTAACGTGCTGAAGAGCCAAGGCAAGATGGCAGAGGCGGAGAAAGCCTACAGAAACGCTCTACACTACAGGAGCAACATGGCCGACATGCTGTATAACCT GGGTTTGCTGCTGCAGGAGAACCAGAGGTTTCCCGAGGCGCTTCACTATTACAAAAAGGCCATCGGGAGTCGGCCCACGCTGGCAT CGGCCTACCTGAACATGGGCATCATCTTGATGAACCGGGGCAGCCTGGAAGAGGCCAAGCGGACGTTTGTGACTTGCGCCGACATCCCCGACGACAACCTGAAGGACCCCCACACCCACAAGAGCTCGGTCACCAGCTGCCTGTACAACCTGGGCAAGATGCTGCACGAGCAGGGCCGGCAGGAGGTGAGCCGCCGGAGCGCCTGGCCGCCACCACGCCTGCTAAATGGCTTTTTCTCTCTGCCGCAGGACGCCATTTCTGTTTACAAGCAGGCAGTGCAGAGGATGCCCAGACACTTTGCACCACACAGCCTCTTTAACATGATGG GAGAAGCCTACATGAGGCTGGACAGGCTGGAGGAGGCGGGCCGCTGGTACAAGGAGTCCCTCAGGGCCAAACCAGACCACATCCCGGCCCACCTCACTTACGGCAAACTGCTGTCCATCACG GGTGAAAGGACGGAGGCGGAAAAGTACTACCTGAGAGCCATCGAGCTGGACCCCCTGAGGGGAAGCTGCTACATGCACTACG GCCAGTTCCTCCTGGAGCTCTCGCGACTCCCCGAGGCGGCGGAGATGGCGGAGAGAGCGGCCGAGTTGGACGGCTCAGAGTTTGATGTTGTCTTCAGCGCGGCGCACATGCTCAG GCAGGCCAGCCTGAACGAGGCGGCAGAGAGGCAGTACAAGCGAGCAGCCGGCCTCAGACCGGAC TACCCGGCCGCCCTCATGAACCTCGGCGCCATCCTGCACTTGAACGGAAGGCTGTCGGAAGCCGAGGCCAACTACCTGAGAGCCCTGCAACTCAAACCCGACGACGCCATCACCCGCTCCAACCTACGCAAGCTGTGGAACATCATGGAGAGGCAAGGCCTGGCCACCAGGAAGCTGGAAGAGCTTCCATAA
- the LOC129168416 gene encoding protein O-mannosyl-transferase TMTC2-like isoform X2 has protein sequence MTHFTRVGRSPGEPRCRAAEFHTIRGCFTLLLLLLSVLFASEHTPREMITELLCSAVAVGVYVNTLDADFCYDDSRAIKTNQDLLPETPWTNILYDDFWGTLLTHSGSHKSFRPLCTLSFRLNYALHGLRPRGYHLLNVALHGLVTAAFTAYSRPLLGGGLWSLLAGLLFATHPVHTEAVAGVVGRADVGAALFFLLSLLSYARHCGLRGTLHTRRSCWAWMLGSLWGAAASMLWKEQGVTVLAVSAVYDLFVFHRLTFRQALLLPLRKKKNPKLLLSLCVLACWGVILLSGRIYWMGNKPPNFSNSDNPAADSLHLLTRMLTFLHLPAANAWLLLCPDKLSFDWSMDAVPLVRSLADWRNLHTLGFYGALVLLAWFGFHGPTSKGKEDGECVTNGNGYHALDTNQSTNLCPPKVNLNGSGGLHIKPPRMSLPPTENLVIFSLALLSLPFLPASNLFFYVGFVIAERVLYIPSVGFCLLVATGARTLYVRLRRKGFKALLLAFCSGLVLLNGLRTIQRNKDWSNEEKLYKSGISVNPAKAWGNLGNVLKSQGKMAEAEKAYRNALHYRSNMADMLYNLGLLLQENQRFPEALHYYKKAIGSRPTLASAYLNMGIILMNRGSLEEAKRTFVTCADIPDDNLKDPHTHKSSVTSCLYNLGKMLHEQGRQEDAISVYKQAVQRMPRHFAPHSLFNMMGEAYMRLDRLEEAGRWYKESLRAKPDHIPAHLTYGKLLSITGERTEAEKYYLRAIELDPLRGSCYMHYGQFLLELSRLPEAAEMAERAAELDGSEFDVVFSAAHMLRQASLNEAAERQYKRAAGLRPDYPAALMNLGAILHLNGRLSEAEANYLRALQLKPDDAITRSNLRKLWNIMERQGLATRKLEELP, from the exons ATGACACACTTTACTCGGGTTGGGAGAAGCCCTGGCGAGCCGCGCTGCCGAGCGGCTGAATTCCACACAATAAGAGGCTGcttcaccctcctcctcctcctcctttctgtCCTGTTTGCATCGGAACACACCCCACGAGAGATGATCACGGAGCTGCTGTGCAGCGCCGTGGCCGTGGGTGTGTACGTGAACACGCTGGACGCTGACTTCTGCTACGATGACAG CCGAGCCATCAAGACCAACCAGGACCTCCTCCCAGAGACCCCATGGACCAACATCCTGTACGACGACTTCTGGGGTACCCTGCTCACCCACAGCGGCAGCCACAAGTCCTTCCGCCCGCTCTGCACCCTCTCCTTCCGCCTCAACTACGCCCTGCATGGCCTGCGCCCCCGGGGCTACCACCTCCTCAACGTAGCGCTGCACGGCCTGGTCACGGCCGCCTTCACCGCCTACAGTCGCCCACTGCTGGGGGGAGGACTGTGGAGTCTGCTGGCCGGTCTCCTGTTCGCGACCCACCCGGTGCACACGGAGGCGGTGGCCGGCGTGGTGGGCAGGGCAGACGTGGGGGCTGCCTTGTTTTTCTTGCTGTCTCTTCTCTCCTATGCGAGGCACTGCGGGCTGCGGGGGACGCTCCACACCCGACGGAGCTGCTGGGCGTGGATGCTGGGCAGCCTGTGGGGCGCGGCAGCGAGCATGCTTTGGAAGGAGCAAGGGGTGACGGTGCTGGCTGTGTCGGCCGTCTACGACCTCTTCGTCTTCCACAGGCTCACCTTCCGTCAGGCGCTGCTGCTCCCGCTCAGAAAG AAGAAGAACCCAAAGCTTCTCCTGAGCCTGTGCGTTCTGGCGTGCTGGGGCGTCATCCTGCTGTCAGGTCGTATCTACTGGATGGGCAACAAGCCTCCCAACTTCTCCAACTCGGACAACCCTGCCGCCGACTCCCTGCATCTCCTCACTCGGATGCTGACCTTCCTCCACCTGCCTGCCGCCAACGCCTGGCTGCTCCTCTGTCCCGATAAGCTGAGTTTTGACTGGTCCATGGACGCGGTGCCCTTGGTGAGGTCCTTGGCTGACTGGAGGAACCTCCACACGCTTGGATTTTATGGTGCGTTGGTCCTCCTTGCTTGGTTTGGCTTTCATGGCCCTACTTCTAAAGGAAAGGAGGACGGGGAATGTGTCACCAATGGGAATGGCTACCACGCCCTCGACACCAACCAAAGCACCAACTTGTGTCCACCAAAGGTGAACCTCAATGGCTCAGGCGGACTTCACATCAAGCCTCCTCGGATGTCTCTCCCCCCGACAGAAAACCTTGTCATCTTCTCACTAGCCTTACTGTCACTACCTTTCCTTCCGGCATCCAACTTGTTCTTTTACGTGGGCTTTGTCATTGCTGAGAGGGTTCTGTACATCCCCAGTGTAGGCTTCTGTTTGCTGGTGGCCACCGGTGCAAGAACTTTGTATGTTAGACTCAGGAGAAAAGGCTTCAAGGCTTTGCTGCTGGCTTTTTGTTCGGGGTTGGTGCTGCTGAATGGGCTGAGAACCATTCAAAGGAACAAGGACTGGAGCAACGAGGAGAAGCTCTACAAGTCTGGGATTAGTGTCAACCCTGCCAAAG CCTGGGGCAACTTGGGTAACGTGCTGAAGAGCCAAGGCAAGATGGCAGAGGCGGAGAAAGCCTACAGAAACGCTCTACACTACAGGAGCAACATGGCCGACATGCTGTATAACCT GGGTTTGCTGCTGCAGGAGAACCAGAGGTTTCCCGAGGCGCTTCACTATTACAAAAAGGCCATCGGGAGTCGGCCCACGCTGGCAT CGGCCTACCTGAACATGGGCATCATCTTGATGAACCGGGGCAGCCTGGAAGAGGCCAAGCGGACGTTTGTGACTTGCGCCGACATCCCCGACGACAACCTGAAGGACCCCCACACCCACAAGAGCTCGGTCACCAGCTGCCTGTACAACCTGGGCAAGATGCTGCACGAGCAGGGCCGGCAGGAG GACGCCATTTCTGTTTACAAGCAGGCAGTGCAGAGGATGCCCAGACACTTTGCACCACACAGCCTCTTTAACATGATGG GAGAAGCCTACATGAGGCTGGACAGGCTGGAGGAGGCGGGCCGCTGGTACAAGGAGTCCCTCAGGGCCAAACCAGACCACATCCCGGCCCACCTCACTTACGGCAAACTGCTGTCCATCACG GGTGAAAGGACGGAGGCGGAAAAGTACTACCTGAGAGCCATCGAGCTGGACCCCCTGAGGGGAAGCTGCTACATGCACTACG GCCAGTTCCTCCTGGAGCTCTCGCGACTCCCCGAGGCGGCGGAGATGGCGGAGAGAGCGGCCGAGTTGGACGGCTCAGAGTTTGATGTTGTCTTCAGCGCGGCGCACATGCTCAG GCAGGCCAGCCTGAACGAGGCGGCAGAGAGGCAGTACAAGCGAGCAGCCGGCCTCAGACCGGAC TACCCGGCCGCCCTCATGAACCTCGGCGCCATCCTGCACTTGAACGGAAGGCTGTCGGAAGCCGAGGCCAACTACCTGAGAGCCCTGCAACTCAAACCCGACGACGCCATCACCCGCTCCAACCTACGCAAGCTGTGGAACATCATGGAGAGGCAAGGCCTGGCCACCAGGAAGCTGGAAGAGCTTCCATAA